ATATATACAATGAAGGGATGATTATTTTGTCACTAAGAGATGACGCTTTATATATGCATAAAGAGAATCAAGGTAAATTAGGTGTTTATGGAAAAGTTAAAGTAACTAATAAAGAAGAATTAAGTTTAGCTTATTCTCCAGGTGTTGCAGAACCATGTAAAGACATTCATGAAGATGTAAGAAAAGTTTATGATTACACTATGAAATCAAATACAGTCGCTGTAATCACTGATGGTACAGCAGTACTTGGACTTGGAGATATTGGACCTGAAGCAAGTATACCTGTAATGGAAGGTAAAGCTGTCCTATTCAAAAGTTTTGCTGGTGTAGATGGTATTCCTATCGCATTAAATACAACAGATGTAGATGAAATCGTAAATACAGTAAAATTATTAGAACCAAATTATGGTGGCGTAAACTTAGAAGATATTTCAGCACCTAGATGTTTTGAAATTGAAGAAAGATTAAAAAAAGAAACTAAAATACCTGTTTTTCATGATGACCAACACGGTACAGCTATTGTAACAGTAGCTGGTTTAATTAACGCGCTTAAAATTACTGACAGAAAATTATCTGATATAAAAGTAGTATTAAATGGTGCCGGCGCTGCTGGTATCGCAATTATTAAATTATTATATAGTTATGGCGTAAGAAATATGATTATGTGTGATTCAAGAGGCGCAATCTATGAAGATCGTCCATATGGAATGAATCCAACAAAAGACTTTGTTGCGAAATGGACGAATGAAGATAAAATCGAGGGTAACTTAGAAGATGTTATTCGTGATGCAGACGTATTTGTTGGGGTATCAGTAGCTGGTGCTTTAACAAAAGAACACGTTGAATCAATGGCCGAAGATCCAATTATATTTGCGATGGCTAATCCAGAACCTGAAATTATGCCTGATATTGCTAAAGAAGCGGGTGCAAAAGTAATCGGAACTGGTCGTTCAGATTTCCCAAATCAAATCAACAATGTATTAGCATTCCCAGGTATCTTTAGAGGTGCATTGGATATTAGAGCTACACATATCAATGAAGAAATGAAACGTGCGGCTGTTGAAGCTATTGCTAATTTGATTGGTGAAGATGAACGTAATGCAGATTATGTTATTCCTGGTCCATTTGATCCTAGAGTGGCACCATACGTGGCTAAAGCAGTAGCTAAGGCAGGTATGGAGTCAGGTGTTGCCCGTATTGATGCGGATATCGATGAAATCGAACGTAAAACATATGAGTTAGCTGACTTGTCATAACTTTGAAGGGAGACACCACATTGGATAAAGAAAAGCAAAAAGGATTAATCAAGATTGTCGAACAAATTCAATCAATTATTGTTGAAGAAAATATTCAAGTGGGCGAAAAGTTACCTTCCGAAAGGTTTTTAAGTGAAACATTAAATGTAGGACGATCAAGTATAAGAGAAGCACTTAGAGCTTTAGAGCTACTAGGTGTTATACATACTAGAAGAGGTGAAGGTACGTTTCTAAGTGATATGTACCAGCACCAGCTTTTTGATTTAATCGGAAGGTTCTTAATTCATAATGAATCGCAACTAGATGAAATTAATGAAATTAAATGGATGATTGAATCCTTCTGTGAAGAGCATAGTACGCGTGAAATACAATCCAAAGAAGAACTTGTTTCTTCTAACAATAATCACATTATGTACATGATTTGGAAACTACTCTCTCAATATAGTGATAGATTTGAAAGAGATAATTGTAAAAAAGGTTAGGGGGATAGTGACATGTTTAAAGACTTGTTCAATCGAAACCATAAAAAGAAAAAATATGTAACTGTTCAGAATAGTAAAGACAACGATGTTCCAGAAGGTATAATGACGAAATGTCCAAAATGTAAAAAAATAATGTACACAAAAGAATTAGTACAAAATTTAAATGTTTGTTTCAACTGTGATCATCATATTGCACTTTCAGCTCATGATAGAATTAGAGCGATTAGTGATGAAGGTTCATTTAAAGAATTTGATGTAGGTATGACAGCATCTAATCCATTAAATTTTCCTGGATATGAAGATAAACTAGAAAAAGATCGTAAAAAGACTGGTCTGAACGACGCGGTTGTAACAGGTATCTCTAAAATAGATGGTATCCCTTATGGTGTGTGTGTCATGGACTCTCGATTTAGAATGGGGAGTATGGGTGCAGTAGTTGGTGAGAAAATTTGTAGAATTGTAGATTATTGTACTGAAAATCACTTGCCATTTGTCTTATTTACAGCAAGTGGTGGTGCACGAATGCAAGAGGGTATTATTTCACTAATGCAAATGGCTAAGACAAGTGTATCGATTAAGCGACATAGTGATAACGGATTGTTATTCATCTCATATATGACACATCCTACAACTGGAGGCGTTTCTGCTAGTTTCGCATCAGTAGGTGATTTAAACTTTGCTGAACCTAAAGCATTAATAGGATTCGCAGGTAGAAGAATTATCGAACAAACAATTAGCGAGAAACTTCCTGATGATTTCCAAACTGCGGAGTTCCTTTTAGAGCATGGTCAACTTGATAAAGTTGTACATAGACAAGATATGTATCATACATTAAGTACAGTCCTTAAGATGCATTATAATGAGGTGAAAGACAATGCTTGAATTTGAAAAGCCATTAGAAGAAATTAAAGAAAAGATTGAATCATTAAAAGCATATCAAGAAAAACATGATGTTAATCTTGCGGATGAGATTGAAATTTTAGAAGCAACTTTAACAAAAGAAACGAAACACATATATGAAAATTTAAAACCTTGGGATCGAGTCCAAGTTGCTAGGTTACAAGAAAGACCGACAACTTTAGATTATATTCCGTATATTTTTGATGAATTTATTGAATTACATGGCGATCGAAACTTTAGAGATGACCCAGCTTTAATAGGCGGATTAGCATATTTCAATGGTGTGCCAGTAACAGTTATTGGACATCAAAGAGGTAAAGATACAAAAGATAATATTTATCGTAACTTCGGTATGGCGCATCCTGAAGGGTATCGTAAAGCACTAAGACTAATGAAACAAGCTGAAAAATTTAATCGACCAATTATTACCTTTATTGATACGAAAGGTGCTTACCCAGGTAAAGCGGCAGAAGAACGAGGACAAAGTGAGTCTATAGCTAAAAATTTAGTTGAAATGGCTTCATTATCAGTACCAGTGATATCAATCGTAATTGGCGAAGGTGGTAGTGGTGGTGCACTTGGATTAGGTGTTACTAACCGTTTATTAATGCTCGAAAACAGTACTTATTCAGTGATTTCTCCAGAAGGTGCAGCTGCACTGTTATGGAAAGATTCTGGTTTAGCTCAAATGGCGGCAGAAACGATGAAAATCACAGCACCTGATTTATTTGAATTAGATGTTGTTGATGAAGTAATTAAAGAACCATCTGGTGGCGCACATCGTCATTTAGAAAATCAAGCTGCTACCATTAAGACATCATTAGTTAATCATCTTGAGGAATTAAAACAACTTTCACCAGAAAGTTTAGTTGAAGATCGATTTAACAAATATCGTAACATTGGTAGTTTTATAGATTAAAAAATAAACTAGAAGGGGTAAGTGATTTAAGTCTAAACGGATTTTAGATTTGTACTTACTGCCTTCTTTTTTTATGCAAATAATTTGATTCGGATGAAGAGATTTTAAAACGTTTTCAATTTGGAGAATATTACAAATTTATAAACGATGCATAAAGAAGACGTTTACATATTTAAATAACGTTAGTTTTAATGGAATCAAGCTATTATTTGTGTTATTTTTAAATAAACAATCATATTACAAGAGAGGTCTGTATATTTATGAAAAAAATTGCAGTGTTAACGAGTGGTGGAGATTCTCCAGGTATGAACGCAGCTATTCGTGCGGTTGTTCGTAAAGCTATTTATCATGAAATCGAAGTTTATGGTGTCTATCAAGGATACTTAGGACTGATCAATGATAATATTCAGAAGCTTGAATTAGGATCAGTTGGTGACATGATTCAAAGAGGTGGAACATTCCTTTATTCTGCAAGGTGTCCTGAATTTAAAGATAAAGAAGTCCGCGCTAAAGCAATCAGTAACCTTGAAAAAAGAGGCATTGAAGGGTTAGTTGTTATTGGTGGAGACGGAAGTTATAGAGGCGCTCAAAGATTAAGTGAAGAAGCTAAAAATCTTAAAACAATTGGTGTGCCAGGTACAATTGATAATGATATTAATGGTACTGACTTTACAATTGGTTTTGATACAGCACTTAACACAATTATTGATTCAGTAGATAAAATTAGAGACACGGCATCAAGCCATGAACGTACTTTTATCATTGAAGTTATGGGTAGAGATGCTGGAGATTTAGCTTTATGGTCTGGATTAGCTGCAGGAGCTGAAACTATTTTAATTCCTGAAGTGAAAGCAGATATTGAAGAGATTGCTGAAAAAATTCAACAAGGTATGGAACGTGGTAAGAAACACTCTATCATTGTTTGTGCCGAAGGTGTTATGACTGGTAATCAATGTGGTGAAGAGTTGAAGAAATACATCAATATTGATACACGTGTGTCTTGTTTAGGACACATTCAAAGAGGTGGTACACCTACTGGAATGGATCGTGTGTTAGCATCTAGATTAGGTGGTTATGCTGTAGAATTGCTTATGCAAGGTGAAAGTGCAAAAGCAGTTGGTATTCAACAAAATGAATTAACATGTACGCATTTTGACGAAATATTCCAAGCAGAACATAATATCGACAAGAACATGTATGAATTAGCGCATCAATTATCTATTTAATTAAGTAAAAACTATGGAGGTCATTTTAAAATGAGAAAGACAAAAATTGTATGTACGATCGGACCAGCTTCAGAATCAGAAGAAATGTTAGAAAAATTAATGCTTGCAGGTATGAACGTAGCAAGATTAAACTTCTCACATGGTAGTCATGAAGAACATAAAGGCCGTATCGACTCAATCAGAAAAATAAGTGCAAAATTAAATAAAAATATTGGTATTCTTTTAGATACTAAAGGACCTGAAATCAGAACTCATAATATGAAAAATGGTTTGATTGAATTAACTAAAGGTACTGAAGTTACAATCAAAACAACAGAAGTTGAAGGAACACCTGAAGCTTTCTCTGTAACTTATGAAAAATTAGCTGAAGATGTTGAAGTAGGATCTACAATTCTTTTAGATGATGGTTTAATTGAATTAACTGTTAAATCTGTAGATATCGGCAAAGGTGAAGTACATTGTTCAGTTGATAATACTGGAGAATTAAAAAATAAAAAAGGTGTTAACTTACCTGGCGTAAAAGTAAACCTACCTGGTATTACAGACAAAGATGCAAGTGATATCCGTTTCGGTATCGAACAAAACGTAGACTTTATTGCTGCAAGTTTTGTAAGACGTCCTTCAGATGTTCTTGATATCCGCGCAATCTTAGAAGAAAAAAATACAAATACAATTAAAATTATTCCTAAAATTGAAAACGAAGAAGGAATCGAAAATATCGATGAAATCCTTCAAGTTTCAGACGGTTTAATGGTTGCACGTGGCGACATGGGTGTTGAAATTTTACCTGAAGCAGTACCAATGGTTCAAAAACAATTAATTCAAAAATGTAATAAATTAGGTAAACCAGTTATTACTGCAACACAAATGTTAGACTCTATGCAAAGAAACCCTCGTTGTACAAGAGCCGAAGCAAGTGACGTAGCAAATGCTATCTATGATGGTTCAGATGCAGTTATGTTATCAGGTGAAACAGCTGCTGGATTATACCCAGAAGAAGCAGTACGTACAATGCAAAACATCGCAGTTGCGGCTGAAGATGCTCAAGATTACAAAAAATTATTATCAGATCGTTCTAAAATGATTGATACAAACTTAGTAAATGCGATTGGTGTTTCAGTAGCACATACAGCATTAAACTTAAATGTAGAATCAATTGTTGCAGCAACTGAAAGTGGTGCTACAGCACAAACGATTTCTAAATACAGACCACATTCACATATTATTGCAGTGACTCCTAACGAATCAACTGCTCGTCATATGTCATTAGTATGGGGTGTATTACCAGTAGTTAAAAAAGGTAAACAAACAACTGATGAATTATTAAATAATGCAGTATCTACAGCAGTTAATACTGGTTTAGTAGATAATGGTGATTTAATTATTATCACTGCGGGTGTTCCAACTGGTGAAACTGGTACTACAAACTTAATGAAAATTCATTTAGTAGGTGACGAATTAGTTAAAGGACAAGGTATCGGTCATCATTCAGCAGTAGGTAAAGCAGTAGTAGTTAACTCTGCAGAAGATTTAAAAGGTAAAGACTTAAGTGAGTCTATCGTAGTTACTCAATCTACTGATGCTGACATGGTTCCTTATCTTGAAACAGCAAAAGGTATCGTAACTGAAGAAGGTGGATTAACTTCACATGCAGCTGTAGTTGGATTAAACTTAGGTGTTGCTACAATCGTTGGCGTTGAAAATGCACGTCAAAAAATTGTTGATGGTACACTTATCACTTTAGATCCTAAACAACATAAAGTTTATGAAGGTTATGCAAACGTACTATAATATATAAACATTTAACAACTTTCAATGTTAGCAAAAGTGCTAATATTGAAAGTTGTTTTTTTGTATAAGATATTATTTGAAAATAATATCATAATGATCTAGATGAATCAGAAGTAGAAATAAAAGAAGTGATACAACAAATGTTGTATCACTTCTTTATTAATGCTCTATTTAAATATTTTCTTCTTTTGATAAAAGTACATCAATGTGAGTATGATAAACCAAATTGGTGTAATTAATATCGCAATTAGAGTGACTTTTTCAATCATTAATAATACAAATACAAATATAAAGAATATTAATGTAATCCAAGCAACAGGTACGCCACCTGGTAATTTAAATTTAGATGCTTTATTTAATTCGGGTGCAATTTTACGGTATCTAATATAAGCTATTACGATAAGTGACCATACAACTAAAAATAGAACTGTAGATACAGATGTTACGTATTTGAATACTTCGCCAGCATCTTTGATGATGTAGTTTAATAACACTGAAATCATAAGTAATAAACAACTAAATAATGTTGCTTTATAAGGTACACCGGCTTTATTCGTTTGGCCAAACCCTTTGTTTGCC
The Mammaliicoccus sp. Dog046 genome window above contains:
- a CDS encoding NAD(P)-dependent malic enzyme yields the protein MSLRDDALYMHKENQGKLGVYGKVKVTNKEELSLAYSPGVAEPCKDIHEDVRKVYDYTMKSNTVAVITDGTAVLGLGDIGPEASIPVMEGKAVLFKSFAGVDGIPIALNTTDVDEIVNTVKLLEPNYGGVNLEDISAPRCFEIEERLKKETKIPVFHDDQHGTAIVTVAGLINALKITDRKLSDIKVVLNGAGAAGIAIIKLLYSYGVRNMIMCDSRGAIYEDRPYGMNPTKDFVAKWTNEDKIEGNLEDVIRDADVFVGVSVAGALTKEHVESMAEDPIIFAMANPEPEIMPDIAKEAGAKVIGTGRSDFPNQINNVLAFPGIFRGALDIRATHINEEMKRAAVEAIANLIGEDERNADYVIPGPFDPRVAPYVAKAVAKAGMESGVARIDADIDEIERKTYELADLS
- the pfkA gene encoding 6-phosphofructokinase, producing the protein MKKIAVLTSGGDSPGMNAAIRAVVRKAIYHEIEVYGVYQGYLGLINDNIQKLELGSVGDMIQRGGTFLYSARCPEFKDKEVRAKAISNLEKRGIEGLVVIGGDGSYRGAQRLSEEAKNLKTIGVPGTIDNDINGTDFTIGFDTALNTIIDSVDKIRDTASSHERTFIIEVMGRDAGDLALWSGLAAGAETILIPEVKADIEEIAEKIQQGMERGKKHSIIVCAEGVMTGNQCGEELKKYINIDTRVSCLGHIQRGGTPTGMDRVLASRLGGYAVELLMQGESAKAVGIQQNELTCTHFDEIFQAEHNIDKNMYELAHQLSI
- the accA gene encoding acetyl-CoA carboxylase carboxyl transferase subunit alpha, whose protein sequence is MLEFEKPLEEIKEKIESLKAYQEKHDVNLADEIEILEATLTKETKHIYENLKPWDRVQVARLQERPTTLDYIPYIFDEFIELHGDRNFRDDPALIGGLAYFNGVPVTVIGHQRGKDTKDNIYRNFGMAHPEGYRKALRLMKQAEKFNRPIITFIDTKGAYPGKAAEERGQSESIAKNLVEMASLSVPVISIVIGEGGSGGALGLGVTNRLLMLENSTYSVISPEGAAALLWKDSGLAQMAAETMKITAPDLFELDVVDEVIKEPSGGAHRHLENQAATIKTSLVNHLEELKQLSPESLVEDRFNKYRNIGSFID
- the accD gene encoding acetyl-CoA carboxylase, carboxyltransferase subunit beta, with protein sequence MFKDLFNRNHKKKKYVTVQNSKDNDVPEGIMTKCPKCKKIMYTKELVQNLNVCFNCDHHIALSAHDRIRAISDEGSFKEFDVGMTASNPLNFPGYEDKLEKDRKKTGLNDAVVTGISKIDGIPYGVCVMDSRFRMGSMGAVVGEKICRIVDYCTENHLPFVLFTASGGARMQEGIISLMQMAKTSVSIKRHSDNGLLFISYMTHPTTGGVSASFASVGDLNFAEPKALIGFAGRRIIEQTISEKLPDDFQTAEFLLEHGQLDKVVHRQDMYHTLSTVLKMHYNEVKDNA
- the pyk gene encoding pyruvate kinase is translated as MRKTKIVCTIGPASESEEMLEKLMLAGMNVARLNFSHGSHEEHKGRIDSIRKISAKLNKNIGILLDTKGPEIRTHNMKNGLIELTKGTEVTIKTTEVEGTPEAFSVTYEKLAEDVEVGSTILLDDGLIELTVKSVDIGKGEVHCSVDNTGELKNKKGVNLPGVKVNLPGITDKDASDIRFGIEQNVDFIAASFVRRPSDVLDIRAILEEKNTNTIKIIPKIENEEGIENIDEILQVSDGLMVARGDMGVEILPEAVPMVQKQLIQKCNKLGKPVITATQMLDSMQRNPRCTRAEASDVANAIYDGSDAVMLSGETAAGLYPEEAVRTMQNIAVAAEDAQDYKKLLSDRSKMIDTNLVNAIGVSVAHTALNLNVESIVAATESGATAQTISKYRPHSHIIAVTPNESTARHMSLVWGVLPVVKKGKQTTDELLNNAVSTAVNTGLVDNGDLIIITAGVPTGETGTTNLMKIHLVGDELVKGQGIGHHSAVGKAVVVNSAEDLKGKDLSESIVVTQSTDADMVPYLETAKGIVTEEGGLTSHAAVVGLNLGVATIVGVENARQKIVDGTLITLDPKQHKVYEGYANVL
- a CDS encoding FadR/GntR family transcriptional regulator, with translation MDKEKQKGLIKIVEQIQSIIVEENIQVGEKLPSERFLSETLNVGRSSIREALRALELLGVIHTRRGEGTFLSDMYQHQLFDLIGRFLIHNESQLDEINEIKWMIESFCEEHSTREIQSKEELVSSNNNHIMYMIWKLLSQYSDRFERDNCKKG